From the Rhodococcus sp. NBC_00297 genome, one window contains:
- a CDS encoding ABC-F family ATP-binding cassette domain-containing protein — translation MANLINLEQVSKSFGVKPLLDGVSLGVQENERIGVVGLNGNGKTTMLEVLAGVEQPDSGRVSRVGGLRMAVVTQRGVLPPGSTIGDIVLAPLGVAEHEWAGDARIRSVLDGIGITGLGLDAPVEQLSGGERRRTALAAALVQDLDLLVLDEPTNHLDVEGVQWLAEHLVNRRSAVVVVTHDRWFLDTVATRTWEVVNGQVETYEGGYADWIFARAERSRQADAAEDRRRNLARKELAWLRRGPPARTSKPRYRIEAAEALISDVPPPRDSVALSKFAQTRLGRIVIELEDATLATPDGRVLVEDFTWRLAPGERIGLVGVNGSGKTTLLRTIAGELEPAKGRRIEGKTVRIGWLRQELDDLPVGMRVLEAVQDVAERIQLGDREISAGQLAERLGFTPARQRTPVGDLSGGERRRLQLTRVLMSEPNVLLLDEPTNDLDIDTLQQLEDLLDGWAGTMIVISHDRYLIERVCDSTWALFGDGKLTNLPGGIEEYLRRRARIAAADDAAPGMTSGGGAKPAAAKGGADERAARKELSKLERSLVKLDDRVRALHVSLAEAATDPATLQSLNAELLTVVAEKDSVEERWMELAEELG, via the coding sequence ATGGCCAACCTGATCAACCTGGAGCAGGTCTCCAAATCCTTCGGCGTGAAGCCGCTCCTCGACGGCGTCTCGCTCGGTGTCCAGGAGAACGAGCGCATCGGCGTCGTGGGCCTGAACGGCAACGGCAAGACCACCATGCTCGAGGTGCTCGCGGGCGTCGAGCAGCCCGACTCGGGCCGGGTGAGTCGCGTGGGCGGACTCCGGATGGCCGTCGTGACGCAGCGTGGTGTCCTGCCGCCCGGGTCCACCATCGGGGACATCGTCCTGGCACCGCTCGGTGTCGCCGAGCACGAGTGGGCCGGTGACGCCCGGATCCGCAGCGTTCTGGACGGCATCGGCATCACCGGTCTCGGGCTCGACGCACCGGTCGAGCAGTTGTCGGGCGGTGAGCGCCGACGCACGGCGCTCGCCGCCGCGCTGGTGCAGGACCTCGACCTGCTCGTGCTCGACGAGCCGACCAACCATCTCGACGTCGAGGGCGTCCAGTGGCTGGCCGAGCACCTGGTGAACCGGCGGTCCGCAGTGGTCGTCGTCACCCACGACCGGTGGTTCCTCGACACCGTTGCCACCCGCACCTGGGAAGTGGTGAACGGTCAGGTCGAGACGTACGAGGGCGGCTATGCCGACTGGATCTTCGCTCGCGCGGAGCGCTCTCGCCAGGCCGATGCCGCGGAGGATCGTCGCCGCAACCTCGCCCGCAAGGAGCTGGCCTGGCTGCGCCGCGGCCCGCCCGCTCGAACCTCGAAGCCGCGCTACCGCATCGAGGCCGCCGAGGCCCTCATCTCGGACGTGCCGCCGCCGCGCGACTCGGTCGCGTTGTCGAAGTTCGCGCAGACCCGGCTGGGCCGCATCGTCATCGAGCTCGAGGACGCCACGCTGGCGACCCCGGACGGTCGCGTACTGGTGGAGGACTTCACGTGGCGCCTCGCGCCGGGGGAGCGCATCGGTCTCGTCGGTGTCAACGGCTCCGGCAAGACGACGTTGCTCCGCACCATCGCCGGCGAGCTCGAACCCGCCAAGGGCCGCCGCATCGAGGGCAAGACGGTGCGCATCGGCTGGCTCCGCCAGGAACTCGACGACCTGCCCGTCGGGATGCGCGTGCTCGAGGCGGTCCAGGACGTCGCGGAACGAATTCAGTTGGGTGACAGGGAGATCTCTGCCGGACAGCTCGCCGAGCGGCTGGGCTTCACGCCTGCACGGCAGCGCACGCCCGTCGGTGACCTGTCCGGTGGCGAGCGCCGTCGACTGCAGCTGACACGCGTGCTGATGTCCGAGCCGAACGTCCTGCTCCTCGACGAGCCGACCAACGACCTCGACATCGACACGCTGCAGCAGCTCGAGGATCTGCTCGACGGCTGGGCCGGCACCATGATCGTCATCAGTCACGACCGGTACCTCATCGAGCGCGTCTGCGACTCGACGTGGGCTCTGTTCGGCGACGGCAAGCTCACCAACCTGCCGGGTGGCATCGAGGAGTACCTGCGGCGTCGCGCGCGAATCGCCGCAGCCGACGACGCGGCTCCGGGGATGACGTCGGGCGGGGGAGCGAAGCCGGCGGCGGCCAAGGGCGGTGCCGACGAGCGCGCCGCTCGCAAGGAACTCTCGAAGCTCGAGCGCTCCCTGGTCAAGCTCGACGATCGGGTGCGCGCACTGCACGTCTCGCTGGCCGAGGCGGCGACGGACCCGGCGACGTTGCAGTCGCTGAACGCCG
- a CDS encoding 4-(cytidine 5'-diphospho)-2-C-methyl-D-erythritol kinase: MLTVVPRPVSVRAPAKVNLHLAVGDLRPDGYHELTTVFHALSLVDDVSVVAAETLSVSVYGDDAGIVPTDHTNLAWKAAELVAAHAGRRPAVAISIDKGIPVAGGMAGGSADAAATVVALDALWNLGLSREKIMDFAAQLGSDVPFSVAGGTAVGTGRGEKLLPVLSRNSFHWVLALAKGGLSTPAVYRELDRLRERGAPPRLGPPDELMQALASGDPARVGPLLGNDLQAAALSLEPGLRRTLRAGTEAGAIAGIVSGSGPTCAFLCASADHAVEVGAELSGAGVCRTVRVARGPVSGARVRTERDQNDTNRGQH; this comes from the coding sequence GTGCTCACAGTCGTTCCGCGGCCGGTCTCGGTCCGCGCTCCCGCCAAGGTCAATCTGCACCTTGCCGTGGGTGACCTGCGCCCCGACGGCTACCACGAACTCACCACAGTCTTCCACGCGCTCTCCCTCGTCGACGACGTCTCCGTCGTGGCCGCGGAGACACTGTCCGTCAGCGTGTACGGGGACGATGCGGGCATCGTTCCCACCGACCACACCAACCTGGCGTGGAAGGCGGCCGAACTCGTCGCCGCCCATGCCGGTCGTCGGCCGGCCGTCGCCATCAGCATCGACAAGGGCATTCCCGTCGCGGGGGGCATGGCCGGGGGCAGCGCCGACGCGGCCGCGACCGTCGTCGCGCTGGACGCGCTCTGGAACCTCGGCCTGTCCCGCGAGAAGATCATGGACTTCGCGGCGCAGCTCGGCAGCGACGTCCCGTTCTCCGTCGCCGGTGGCACGGCCGTCGGCACGGGTCGCGGCGAGAAGCTGCTGCCGGTGCTCTCACGCAACTCCTTCCACTGGGTGCTCGCTCTCGCGAAGGGCGGCCTCTCGACTCCCGCGGTCTACCGCGAACTCGACCGGCTGCGCGAACGGGGAGCGCCGCCGCGCCTCGGCCCACCCGACGAGCTGATGCAGGCCCTGGCGTCGGGCGATCCGGCGCGGGTCGGGCCGCTCCTGGGCAACGACCTCCAGGCCGCGGCGCTGTCCCTCGAACCAGGCCTTCGCCGCACCCTGCGCGCCGGCACCGAGGCGGGTGCCATCGCCGGCATCGTCTCCGGGTCCGGCCCCACCTGCGCCTTCCTCTGCGCCTCCGCCGACCATGCGGTCGAGGTCGGCGCGGAACTGTCCGGCGCCGGCGTCTGCCGCACGGTACGCGTGGCACGTGGACCGGTGAGCGGAGCGCGAGTGCGCACCGAACGCGACCAGAACGACACGAACCGGGGACAACACTGA
- a CDS encoding helix-turn-helix transcriptional regulator, whose protein sequence is MRETSARLLALLSLLQTRRDWSGADLADRLQITPRTVRRDVDRLRSLGYPVDGTVGVGGGYRLGAGAEMPPLLLTDDEVIAVALGLQSGASASVTGTAESSIGALTKLRQVMPSRLRHRLDALQIDVVQSRPVQSSVDASVLTALATVCQNHERLRFDYRTHGGDTMRREVEPYRLVRSGLRWYLVGWDLAREDWRSFRVDRLDPKVPTGPRFTPRALPEGGAAEFVSRGIDQAFSAARGRVVLHVPFERVEDRVDPQWGTLARLDDERCEVSITADTYPSMARWLAAFDVDFTVCGPQELIDACEVESRRLDRVAARYARARDEHRPCQDS, encoded by the coding sequence ATGCGCGAGACGTCCGCTCGACTGCTGGCTCTGCTGTCGTTGCTGCAGACCCGGCGCGACTGGTCCGGGGCCGATCTGGCCGATCGGCTGCAGATCACCCCGCGCACCGTGCGCCGTGACGTCGACCGGCTGCGGTCGCTGGGCTATCCGGTGGACGGAACGGTCGGCGTCGGCGGCGGGTATCGGCTGGGTGCCGGCGCGGAGATGCCACCCCTGCTGCTGACGGACGACGAGGTGATCGCCGTGGCGCTCGGGCTGCAGAGCGGCGCGTCCGCGTCCGTCACCGGCACCGCTGAGTCGTCGATCGGTGCCCTCACCAAACTGCGGCAGGTGATGCCGTCACGGTTGCGTCACCGACTCGACGCACTGCAGATCGACGTCGTGCAGTCACGTCCGGTGCAGTCGAGCGTCGACGCGTCGGTACTGACGGCACTGGCGACCGTGTGCCAGAACCACGAACGCCTGCGGTTCGACTACCGCACCCACGGCGGGGACACCATGCGGCGTGAGGTGGAGCCGTACCGGCTCGTGCGGTCGGGGTTGCGGTGGTACCTCGTGGGCTGGGACCTCGCCCGTGAGGACTGGCGGTCGTTCCGCGTCGACCGCCTCGATCCGAAGGTGCCGACGGGGCCTCGCTTCACTCCTCGGGCCCTGCCCGAGGGCGGCGCCGCGGAGTTCGTGTCGAGGGGCATCGATCAGGCGTTCTCGGCCGCCCGCGGACGGGTCGTGCTGCACGTGCCGTTCGAACGGGTCGAGGACCGCGTCGATCCGCAGTGGGGCACCCTCGCCCGGCTCGACGACGAGCGGTGCGAGGTCTCGATCACCGCGGACACCTACCCGTCGATGGCGCGGTGGCTCGCCGCCTTCGACGTGGACTTCACGGTGTGCGGCCCACAGGAGTTGATCGACGCCTGCGAGGTCGAGTCACGGCGACTCGACCGTGTCGCCGCCCGATACGCCCGTGCCCGCGACGAGCACCGTCCGTGTCAGGACTCGTGA
- the rsmA gene encoding 16S rRNA (adenine(1518)-N(6)/adenine(1519)-N(6))-dimethyltransferase RsmA produces the protein MLGPAEVRTLAAELGVRPTKTLGQNFVHDANTVRRIVTAAGVGPDDTVLEVGPGLGSLTLALLDVVHDVVAVEIDPVLAQRLPQTVAERAESRVDRLAVVGADALRVRRDEIPGAPTALVANLPYNVAVPVLLHLLALIPTLRTALVMVQSEVADRLAAPPGSKTYGVPSVKAAYFGDVRRAGAVGRSVFWPVPQVESGLVRVDRHENPQWPMDETFRRTLFAVVDAAFAQRRKTLRAALAGWAGSAAMAETRLVEAGIDPSARGETLDAAAFVRLAQTTGGHES, from the coding sequence CTGCTGGGGCCCGCGGAGGTGCGCACCCTCGCGGCCGAGCTGGGCGTCCGGCCCACCAAGACCCTCGGCCAGAACTTCGTCCACGACGCGAACACGGTGCGACGCATCGTGACCGCGGCCGGAGTCGGTCCGGACGACACGGTGCTCGAGGTGGGGCCGGGACTCGGATCGCTGACCCTGGCGTTGCTCGACGTCGTGCACGACGTGGTCGCCGTCGAGATCGACCCCGTACTGGCGCAGCGTCTTCCGCAGACCGTCGCCGAGCGCGCCGAGTCGCGAGTCGACCGGTTGGCGGTGGTCGGTGCCGACGCCCTGCGCGTGCGCCGCGACGAGATTCCCGGCGCGCCGACCGCACTGGTCGCCAACCTCCCGTACAACGTGGCGGTGCCGGTGCTGCTGCACCTGCTCGCCCTGATCCCCACCCTGCGCACCGCGCTGGTGATGGTGCAGTCGGAGGTGGCGGACCGGCTGGCGGCTCCTCCCGGCAGCAAGACCTACGGGGTGCCGAGTGTGAAGGCCGCGTACTTCGGCGACGTCCGCCGCGCGGGCGCCGTGGGCCGTTCGGTGTTCTGGCCGGTGCCGCAGGTGGAGTCGGGTCTGGTGCGCGTCGATCGGCACGAGAATCCGCAGTGGCCGATGGACGAGACGTTCCGCCGCACTCTTTTCGCCGTCGTGGACGCGGCATTCGCGCAGCGGCGCAAGACGTTACGTGCGGCTCTGGCGGGGTGGGCCGGATCGGCGGCCATGGCGGAGACGCGGCTCGTCGAGGCCGGGATCGACCCGTCGGCGCGCGGGGAGACGCTCGACGCCGCCGCGTTCGTCCGACTGGCGCAGACTACCGGTGGTCACGAGTCCTGA
- a CDS encoding resuscitation-promoting factor: protein MSHVARLNSARSRLLYVVVAALLATLVVGASVAVARHKTVTIDVDGQQVQLSTMTTDVRSALEAAGYQPTERDEVAPAADATLADGETVTLKRAREVTLTVDGAPTTVWTTASTVAEAKDQLGIAPDVHIDESESDPLPLDGASVNVVLPKSVTLADGAASPAPMRLAAPTVGEFLAAAGAPLEQNDTVAPAADEPLVEGAVVTVTRDRTETVSVTEPVVAPDQRIEDPTMNMSKTIEESAGAPGEQNATYSVNKVNGVEVSRTLVKADVTTPPVAKTVRVGAKPGTEVPPVENGAVWDALAQCEATGNWAINTGNGFFGGVQFDQNTWERQGGLKYAARADLATREEQIAIASQTQRTQGWGAWPSCTSRLGLR from the coding sequence ATGTCGCACGTCGCCAGACTCAACTCCGCCCGGTCCCGCCTGCTGTACGTCGTGGTGGCCGCGCTTCTCGCCACACTCGTCGTGGGAGCGAGCGTCGCCGTGGCCCGCCACAAGACCGTCACGATCGACGTCGACGGGCAGCAGGTCCAGCTCTCCACGATGACCACCGACGTCCGCAGCGCCCTCGAGGCCGCCGGATATCAGCCCACCGAGCGGGACGAGGTCGCGCCCGCCGCGGACGCGACCCTCGCCGACGGAGAGACCGTCACGCTCAAGCGGGCCCGCGAGGTGACTCTCACCGTGGACGGTGCGCCGACGACGGTGTGGACCACCGCCTCCACCGTCGCCGAGGCCAAGGATCAGTTGGGCATCGCTCCCGACGTCCACATCGACGAGTCGGAGTCCGACCCGCTGCCGCTCGACGGTGCCTCCGTCAACGTCGTGCTGCCGAAGTCCGTGACCCTCGCCGACGGGGCCGCGTCGCCCGCACCGATGCGGCTCGCCGCACCCACCGTCGGCGAGTTCCTCGCCGCGGCCGGTGCGCCTCTCGAACAGAACGACACGGTCGCCCCCGCGGCGGACGAGCCGCTCGTCGAGGGCGCCGTGGTCACGGTGACCCGCGATCGGACGGAGACCGTCAGCGTCACCGAACCCGTCGTCGCGCCGGATCAGCGCATCGAGGACCCGACGATGAACATGAGCAAGACGATCGAGGAGTCCGCCGGTGCTCCGGGCGAGCAGAACGCGACCTACTCGGTGAACAAGGTCAACGGTGTCGAGGTCTCCCGCACGCTCGTGAAGGCCGACGTCACGACACCGCCGGTCGCCAAGACCGTGCGCGTCGGTGCCAAGCCCGGCACCGAGGTGCCGCCGGTCGAGAACGGTGCCGTCTGGGACGCCCTCGCGCAGTGCGAGGCCACCGGGAACTGGGCCATCAACACGGGCAACGGCTTCTTCGGCGGCGTGCAGTTCGACCAGAACACCTGGGAGCGGCAGGGCGGGCTCAAGTACGCGGCGCGCGCCGACCTGGCCACCCGCGAGGAGCAGATCGCGATCGCGTCGCAGACCCAGCGCACCCAGGGCTGGGGCGCCTGGCCCTCCTGCACCAGCAGGCTCGGGCTGCGCTGA
- a CDS encoding amino acid ABC transporter substrate-binding protein/permease, producing MLAPAAQAQPAPPSPVEGRTFAIATDVTFAPFEFQNSDGQFVGIDMDLIRAIAEDQGFQVDIRPLGFDAALQAVQANQADGVIAGMTITPAREAVFDFSEPYFESGVQMAVLENSSITSYDDLSGQQVAVKNGTEGADFAESIKAQYGFTTRYFADSASMYDEVRTGNSVAVFDDYPVLQYGITQGNGLKTVTEKESPSNYGFAVNKGANPELLAAFDTGLANLRSSGQYDEILGTYIGAAADETDNSIPGLIKSEYKELLKGLWLTIVLTVISIVLALILGAVFGLFRVSTKAWLRGIGATYVAIFRGTPLLVQAFFIYFGIPAALSFQMSAFTAGIITLSLNAGAYMAEIVRGGILSVDKGQMEASRSLGISYLTSMRKVVMPQAIRTMIPSYINQFVITLKDTSILSVIGLAELTQSGRIIIARNFQSFNMWLIIGVMYFVIIMALTMLSNRLEKRINK from the coding sequence GTGCTCGCACCCGCAGCGCAGGCCCAGCCGGCGCCCCCGAGCCCGGTGGAGGGTCGCACATTCGCCATCGCCACCGACGTGACCTTCGCACCGTTCGAGTTCCAGAACTCCGACGGCCAGTTCGTCGGCATCGACATGGACCTGATCCGAGCGATCGCGGAGGACCAGGGTTTCCAGGTCGACATCCGGCCCCTCGGGTTCGACGCGGCGTTGCAGGCAGTGCAGGCGAACCAGGCCGACGGCGTCATCGCCGGCATGACGATCACGCCGGCACGCGAGGCCGTGTTCGACTTCTCCGAGCCCTACTTCGAGTCCGGCGTGCAGATGGCCGTGCTCGAGAACTCGTCGATCACCTCGTACGACGATCTCTCCGGGCAGCAGGTCGCGGTCAAGAACGGCACCGAGGGCGCCGACTTCGCGGAGAGCATCAAGGCGCAGTACGGCTTCACGACGCGGTACTTCGCCGACTCCGCGAGCATGTACGACGAGGTGCGCACCGGGAACTCGGTCGCCGTGTTCGACGACTACCCGGTGCTGCAGTACGGCATCACCCAGGGGAACGGTCTGAAGACGGTCACGGAGAAGGAGTCGCCGAGCAACTACGGCTTCGCCGTGAACAAGGGCGCGAACCCCGAGCTGCTCGCCGCATTCGACACCGGACTGGCCAACCTGCGGTCGTCCGGCCAGTACGACGAGATCCTCGGCACCTACATCGGCGCCGCGGCGGACGAGACGGACAACTCGATCCCCGGACTGATCAAGAGCGAGTACAAGGAACTGCTGAAGGGCCTCTGGCTCACCATCGTCCTGACAGTCATCTCCATCGTGCTGGCCCTGATCCTCGGCGCCGTCTTCGGACTCTTCCGGGTGTCGACGAAGGCGTGGCTGCGCGGGATCGGCGCCACCTACGTGGCCATCTTCCGCGGCACGCCACTGCTGGTGCAGGCCTTCTTCATCTACTTCGGCATTCCCGCCGCGCTCAGCTTCCAGATGTCGGCGTTCACCGCCGGCATCATCACGCTGTCGCTCAACGCCGGTGCGTACATGGCGGAGATCGTCCGCGGCGGCATCCTGTCGGTGGACAAGGGCCAGATGGAGGCCTCGCGCAGTCTCGGTATCAGCTACCTGACGTCCATGCGCAAGGTCGTGATGCCACAGGCGATCCGGACGATGATCCCGTCGTACATCAATCAGTTCGTCATCACGCTGAAGGACACCTCGATCCTGTCGGTGATCGGCCTCGCCGAACTCACCCAGTCGGGGCGGATCATCATCGCCCGCAACTTCCAGTCGTTCAACATGTGGCTGATCATCGGCGTCATGTACTTCGTCATCATCATGGCGTTGACGATGCTGTCGAACCGTCTCGAGAAGAGGATCAACAAGTGA
- a CDS encoding amino acid ABC transporter ATP-binding protein, with amino-acid sequence MSTETTAPDAAAAEVKIRAIGLKKSFGDLEVLKGLDVDVHSGEVVCVIGPSGSGKSTFLRCLNKLEDITGGTVVVDGFDLTDPKVDLDSVRQHIGMVFQHFNLFPHMSVIENVMLAPVETKKSDKSKARENAVRLLAQVGLADKENAKPAQLSGGQKQRVAIARALAMDPDIMLFDEATSALDPEMVGEVLQVLRDLAKGGMTMVVVTHEMGFAREVSDRVIFMAEGYIVEEGSPDDLFGNPQHERTKDFLDKVL; translated from the coding sequence GTGAGCACCGAGACCACCGCGCCCGACGCCGCTGCGGCCGAGGTCAAGATCCGCGCCATCGGACTGAAGAAGTCGTTCGGCGATCTCGAGGTGCTCAAGGGCCTCGACGTCGACGTCCACTCGGGCGAGGTGGTGTGTGTCATCGGCCCGTCCGGTTCCGGCAAGAGCACCTTCCTCCGGTGCCTCAACAAGCTCGAGGACATCACGGGCGGCACGGTCGTGGTCGACGGTTTCGACCTGACCGATCCGAAGGTGGACCTCGACTCCGTGCGCCAGCACATCGGCATGGTGTTCCAGCACTTCAACCTCTTCCCCCACATGAGCGTCATCGAGAACGTGATGCTCGCGCCCGTGGAGACGAAGAAGTCGGACAAGTCGAAGGCGCGCGAGAACGCCGTTCGTCTGCTGGCCCAGGTGGGCCTCGCCGACAAGGAGAACGCGAAGCCGGCGCAGTTGTCCGGTGGGCAGAAGCAGCGCGTCGCCATCGCACGTGCACTGGCGATGGACCCGGACATCATGCTGTTCGACGAGGCCACGAGTGCGCTGGACCCCGAGATGGTCGGCGAGGTCCTGCAGGTCCTCCGCGATCTGGCGAAGGGCGGCATGACGATGGTCGTCGTCACGCACGAGATGGGCTTCGCCCGCGAGGTGTCCGACCGTGTGATCTTCATGGCGGAGGGGTACATCGTCGAGGAGGGTTCGCCGGACGACCTGTTCGGCAACCCGCAGCACGAGCGAACGAAGGACTTCCTCGACAAGGTCCTGTGA
- a CDS encoding LppP/LprE family lipoprotein, translating to MTTLPRSMAVLAVAVCAAAAAVSCGSAGTTGTALPADDPAPSSSAPAPAPAPAPETRVETQTETVTVPAPAPAQPTQVVPCVDPSSLNVRTAVANLGTDSQGGAFVIDDHTPGTSAEGCPTLEWARATGTGIRNGTVQSHVLFFTNSGDYLGTATSDAYSYTSVVGATDSTVTVRYRWLNPDDAFCCPSNTSYVDFKLDGGTIVPNGQFPPPN from the coding sequence GTGACCACTCTCCCGCGTTCGATGGCCGTTCTCGCCGTGGCGGTCTGCGCCGCCGCCGCCGCCGTGTCGTGCGGTTCCGCCGGTACGACCGGTACTGCGCTCCCCGCCGACGACCCGGCACCCTCGTCGTCCGCTCCGGCGCCCGCACCGGCACCCGCGCCGGAGACGAGGGTGGAGACGCAGACCGAGACGGTCACCGTGCCCGCACCCGCACCGGCGCAGCCGACGCAGGTGGTGCCGTGCGTCGACCCGAGTTCGCTGAACGTGCGCACCGCCGTGGCGAACCTGGGCACCGACTCGCAGGGCGGGGCCTTCGTGATCGACGATCACACGCCCGGCACCAGCGCGGAGGGGTGTCCGACGCTCGAATGGGCGCGGGCGACGGGGACCGGCATCCGGAACGGCACCGTGCAGTCGCACGTCCTGTTCTTCACCAACTCGGGTGACTACCTCGGGACCGCGACGTCGGACGCGTACAGCTACACCTCGGTGGTCGGTGCGACCGACAGCACGGTCACGGTGCGCTACCGGTGGCTGAACCCCGACGACGCGTTCTGCTGCCCGTCGAACACCTCGTACGTCGACTTCAAGCTGGACGGCGGGACCATCGTCCCGAACGGGCAGTTCCCGCCCCCGAACTAG
- a CDS encoding TatD family hydrolase, producing MPRDRPAPDLPTPLAPLVDAHTHLDACGATDAASVAAILDRSESVGVGRVVTVADDLDAARFAVAAAHWDSRVYAATAIHPTRANVLTDEVRAEIERLARDPRTVAVGETGLDYYWPGKLDGCASVEEQVDGFRWHIDLAKRVGKPLMIHNRDADHDVLAVLLDEGAPETVIFHCFSSGPEMAQVCVDAGYVLSFSGTVSFKNSHELREAAQVVPDGQYLLETDAPFLTPHPFRGAPNEPYCLPYTARALADATGRTAEDVAASATATAERVYRL from the coding sequence GTGCCGAGAGACCGTCCCGCCCCCGACTTGCCCACTCCGCTCGCACCGCTCGTGGACGCGCACACGCACCTCGACGCGTGCGGGGCCACCGATGCAGCGTCGGTCGCGGCGATCCTCGATCGTTCCGAGTCGGTGGGTGTCGGACGCGTCGTCACCGTCGCGGACGACCTGGACGCTGCTCGCTTCGCCGTCGCCGCCGCGCACTGGGATTCCCGCGTGTACGCCGCCACCGCGATCCATCCGACGCGCGCGAACGTGCTCACCGACGAGGTCCGCGCGGAGATCGAACGCCTCGCGCGAGATCCCCGCACCGTCGCCGTGGGGGAGACGGGGCTCGACTACTACTGGCCGGGGAAGCTCGACGGCTGCGCCTCGGTCGAGGAGCAGGTCGACGGGTTCCGGTGGCACATCGACCTGGCCAAGCGCGTCGGGAAGCCGTTGATGATCCACAACCGCGACGCGGACCACGACGTTCTCGCGGTGCTCCTCGACGAGGGCGCGCCGGAGACGGTGATCTTCCACTGCTTCTCGTCCGGTCCCGAGATGGCGCAGGTGTGCGTCGACGCCGGCTACGTGCTCAGCTTCTCCGGGACGGTGAGCTTCAAGAATTCCCACGAGTTGCGGGAAGCGGCCCAGGTGGTGCCGGACGGGCAGTACCTGCTCGAGACCGATGCGCCGTTCCTGACACCGCACCCGTTCCGCGGTGCTCCGAACGAGCCCTACTGCCTTCCCTACACGGCGCGCGCTCTGGCGGACGCGACCGGCCGCACCGCCGAGGACGTCGCGGCGTCGGCGACCGCGACGGCCGAGCGGGTCTACCGCCTCTAG